The following coding sequences lie in one Methanothermobacter sp. MT-2 genomic window:
- a CDS encoding 50S ribosomal protein L18Ae — MKTRIFRVKGSFMMGEKLQPFTRELKAIKKEDIYEKIYSEFGSKHGIGRNKIQIKSIEEISPDEVQDPILKAILEA, encoded by the coding sequence ATGAAGACAAGAATATTTAGGGTTAAGGGAAGTTTTATGATGGGTGAAAAATTACAACCCTTCACCAGAGAATTAAAGGCAATAAAAAAAGAGGACATTTATGAAAAAATATATTCCGAATTCGGCAGCAAACATGGGATAGGCCGCAACAAGATACAAATAAAGAGTATAGAGGAGATCTCCCCTGATGAGGTGCAAGATCCCATATTAAAGGCCATATTGGAGGCATGA
- a CDS encoding DNA-binding protein, with amino-acid sequence MTDLEEIRRRKMLELQQRAQQQAAEAQKEEQLRQQFEIQKRQLLMKILTPEARSRLANLRLTRPEFVEQIELQLIQLAQAGQIRSKITDEQLKELLRRVSGKKRDIKIVRR; translated from the coding sequence GTGACAGACCTGGAAGAAATACGTAGAAGGAAAATGTTAGAATTGCAACAGAGGGCGCAGCAACAAGCAGCAGAAGCCCAGAAAGAAGAACAGTTACGCCAACAATTCGAGATACAGAAAAGACAGTTACTCATGAAAATATTAACCCCTGAGGCCAGAAGCAGACTCGCAAACCTAAGACTTACAAGACCAGAATTCGTTGAACAAATCGAATTACAGTTAATACAACTGGCCCAGGCCGGCCAGATACGTTCAAAGATCACTGATGAACAATTGAAGGAGCTTTTAAGGAGAGTCAGCGGCAAAAAGAGGGATATAAAGATAGTTCGCAGATGA
- a CDS encoding putative adenylate kinase: protein MRKASVVCITGTPGVGKTTVSKKLKGRLDANLIEVNRLAEEKGLLIGEDPLRGYRIVDIPSLCREIEKVISQDSFNIVEGHLSHYCRICDLVIVLRLDPGILWERLEGRGYDHSKVNENVEAEALGVCAYEAYQLHKGRVHEIDVTSLSLDEVLDEIIGVLEGEKPCTFGGVDFMEWFLDGNFLND, encoded by the coding sequence ATGAGGAAAGCTTCTGTTGTTTGTATCACAGGAACTCCCGGGGTGGGTAAAACAACCGTCTCAAAGAAGCTTAAAGGGCGATTAGATGCTAATTTGATTGAGGTGAACCGTTTAGCCGAGGAGAAGGGTCTTTTAATTGGTGAGGATCCGCTTAGGGGTTATAGAATTGTTGACATCCCCTCCCTTTGCAGGGAGATCGAGAAGGTGATCAGCCAAGATTCTTTTAATATTGTTGAGGGGCATTTGTCGCATTATTGCAGGATCTGCGATCTTGTTATAGTTTTAAGATTAGATCCAGGCATTTTATGGGAGAGGCTAGAAGGGAGAGGATATGATCATAGTAAAGTGAATGAGAATGTTGAGGCAGAGGCTCTTGGAGTGTGCGCCTATGAAGCTTACCAATTACACAAAGGTAGGGTTCATGAAATAGATGTTACTAGCTTATCCCTTGATGAGGTCCTAGATGAAATCATAGGAGTCCTTGAAGGTGAGAAACCTTGCACATTTGGTGGTGTAGATTTCATGGAATGGTTCCTCGACGGAAACTTTTTAAATGATTAG
- a CDS encoding ribonuclease P protein component 4, whose protein sequence is MMRIARERIDILFQLADKEFSRHPERSHRYVELARRISKKYNLRIPRKWRRRFCKECYKFLKPGYNCRIRLSKGKIHYKCLECGRIMRFPYMREKKLKRRNKIEYHTLKKRAYEKIPINNDHTDRESRSQ, encoded by the coding sequence ATGATGAGGATAGCCAGGGAGAGAATAGACATTCTTTTCCAATTAGCAGATAAGGAGTTCTCAAGGCATCCTGAAAGGTCCCATCGCTATGTTGAACTTGCAAGGAGGATCTCGAAAAAGTATAATCTGAGAATCCCAAGGAAGTGGAGGAGAAGGTTCTGTAAAGAATGTTACAAGTTCCTGAAGCCAGGATACAATTGCAGGATAAGATTATCCAAAGGAAAAATACACTACAAATGCTTGGAATGTGGCAGGATAATGAGATTCCCTTATATGAGGGAAAAAAAGCTTAAAAGGAGAAATAAAATTGAATATCACACCCTCAAAAAAAGAGCTTATGAGAAGATCCCTATCAACAATGACCATACAGATAGGGAAAGCAGGAGTCAATGA
- a CDS encoding phosphoribosyltransferase translates to MTEIIENRELRDKFFVFKDRRDAGEILAQMLWEYQDSDAIILGIPAGGIPVAAVIAKKLNLTLDVLVVSKITLPWNREAGYGAVAFDGTTKLNQKLIDSLGLTGREVEAGIKETLKKVEGRVQIFRKGKPHLKLRNRTVIVVDDGLASGYTMLAAVEALKRAGAGKIVIAVPTANLDAIKKLEGKVDMIYSPNIRQVYPYAVADAYEHWSDVSEDEVKSILQRF, encoded by the coding sequence TTGACAGAAATAATTGAAAATAGGGAACTTAGGGATAAATTTTTTGTTTTCAAGGATAGAAGAGATGCTGGGGAAATCCTCGCCCAAATGCTATGGGAATATCAAGATTCTGATGCCATAATACTTGGCATACCGGCAGGTGGAATTCCAGTAGCTGCTGTTATAGCGAAAAAACTTAATCTAACATTGGATGTTCTAGTTGTAAGTAAGATAACATTACCCTGGAACAGGGAAGCAGGATATGGTGCAGTGGCATTTGATGGTACAACAAAGTTAAACCAAAAACTGATAGATTCCCTTGGATTAACTGGGAGGGAAGTGGAAGCTGGTATCAAAGAAACCCTGAAGAAGGTTGAAGGGAGAGTTCAGATTTTTAGAAAAGGTAAACCACACTTAAAACTTAGAAATAGGACTGTGATAGTTGTTGATGATGGCTTGGCATCAGGATACACTATGCTCGCGGCTGTGGAGGCTCTTAAAAGGGCTGGTGCAGGTAAAATAGTTATCGCAGTACCCACAGCCAACTTAGATGCTATCAAAAAATTGGAAGGGAAAGTGGACATGATATATTCTCCTAACATAAGACAGGTATACCCTTATGCTGTTGCAGACGCCTATGAACATTGGTCTGATGTGTCAGAGGACGAGGTTAAAAGTATACTTCAAAGGTTCTGA
- a CDS encoding putative cell surface protein: MYNREKIVTILFLISLAVLFPICIDDVSAANTTTQTTAVVTNQFANTVTIIDISSTPQIKSTLNVGNQPNGVDITPDSQKALVTSVDNSTISVINLTAETPFVSDTINIPKYNGYGLASIDISPDGNIAAVTYTYYGPQAKKITLLNMTSNTPQIIKDIYVGYYNGAYIFGEANDVAITLDNKYALVTVGGYGKGVISVVDLSSMDEIYTIDLGAGYFPICIGMDPTGRFAVVTNLGDNSAYIIDLTTSPFTIKAVVPVGKNPGAKPAITADGKYAVVAASDNGTVSIIDLTLSIPTVVKTIYVGGYPRGVAIIDDIALIACRSTYYIQEIDLNTFNVIGSFFANYSPSKIAISRPTAANNDPVAVNDTVTTFEDMFVMISVLVNDFDADGDALTVTGVTDPEHGSITWTPDGIIKYTPDENYYGTDTFTYTITDGELTAIATVTVTITPMNDAPVAVAGSDQVVDKVTTVYLDGTQSYDPDGESLTYQWEFLSKPIGSNAVLSGANTARPTFEPDLKGEYVIQLTVTDSWNETSSSLVKVCFRNLQPVADIVTASSVMVGETVTLDGSGSSDMNGDALSYQWSFLSVPVGSQATIASPQAMVTSFVPDLPGTYIVQLIVNDGNIDSQPVIAMIQVTSPIIEVIESIENTENIVISLDSAVFKTDNMQNALLNKLSSVMWEIKAGDYKGVLSKLQNDILKKTDGYMTIGAPDKNDWIQDRETQVILYYSILEIIENLKKLL; this comes from the coding sequence ATGTACAATAGGGAGAAAATTGTGACTATTTTATTTTTGATCAGCTTAGCTGTTCTTTTCCCAATTTGTATAGATGATGTATCGGCAGCTAATACAACCACTCAGACCACAGCTGTAGTGACAAACCAGTTCGCTAACACCGTTACCATAATTGACATTTCATCAACACCTCAAATAAAAAGCACCTTAAACGTTGGAAACCAACCTAACGGAGTAGATATAACCCCAGATTCCCAGAAAGCCTTGGTTACCAGTGTCGATAATAGTACAATTTCAGTGATAAACTTAACAGCAGAAACACCATTTGTTTCAGACACGATAAACATCCCAAAATACAATGGTTATGGCCTCGCTAGTATTGACATCAGTCCAGATGGAAATATTGCGGCTGTCACATACACATATTATGGTCCACAAGCAAAAAAGATCACACTTTTAAACATGACTTCGAACACTCCACAGATCATCAAGGACATATACGTAGGATACTATAATGGAGCCTATATCTTTGGCGAAGCAAACGACGTGGCCATTACATTAGATAACAAGTATGCGCTGGTTACGGTGGGAGGTTATGGTAAAGGAGTTATATCCGTTGTTGATCTCTCATCTATGGATGAAATTTACACAATAGATTTAGGAGCTGGATATTTCCCTATATGCATTGGGATGGATCCTACTGGAAGGTTCGCAGTGGTAACAAATCTTGGGGATAATAGTGCATATATTATTGATTTAACAACATCACCATTCACGATAAAAGCTGTTGTCCCAGTAGGTAAAAATCCAGGGGCTAAACCAGCAATCACGGCAGATGGAAAATATGCGGTCGTTGCAGCTAGTGATAATGGTACAGTATCAATAATCGACTTAACATTAAGTATACCTACGGTGGTCAAAACAATATATGTTGGAGGCTATCCCCGAGGAGTGGCAATCATAGACGATATTGCACTAATAGCCTGTAGATCCACTTATTATATACAAGAGATCGATTTGAACACATTCAATGTCATTGGCAGTTTCTTCGCGAATTATTCTCCAAGTAAAATAGCAATTTCCAGACCCACAGCCGCAAATAATGATCCTGTAGCCGTGAATGATACCGTGACAACATTTGAGGACATGTTTGTCATGATAAGCGTGCTTGTCAACGACTTTGATGCTGATGGCGATGCATTAACAGTAACTGGTGTCACGGATCCTGAACATGGAAGCATAACTTGGACACCGGATGGTATAATAAAATATACACCAGATGAGAATTATTATGGCACAGACACATTCACATACACCATAACAGATGGTGAATTAACAGCCATTGCGACAGTTACAGTAACCATAACACCCATGAATGACGCTCCAGTTGCTGTTGCTGGTTCTGATCAAGTGGTGGATAAGGTTACTACAGTTTATCTTGACGGTACTCAGAGTTATGATCCAGATGGTGAAAGTCTCACATATCAATGGGAGTTCTTATCAAAGCCTATTGGAAGCAATGCGGTGCTCAGCGGCGCTAACACAGCGCGACCAACATTTGAGCCAGATTTAAAGGGAGAATATGTGATACAGCTCACAGTGACTGATTCATGGAATGAAACCTCATCATCACTTGTAAAAGTGTGTTTCCGCAACCTACAACCGGTTGCTGATATTGTAACAGCTTCCTCGGTTATGGTTGGTGAAACTGTAACCCTTGATGGTAGTGGAAGTTCAGATATGAATGGAGATGCTCTAAGCTATCAATGGAGTTTCTTATCAGTTCCTGTGGGGAGTCAAGCCACCATAGCAAGTCCTCAGGCTATGGTGACAAGTTTTGTCCCGGATCTGCCAGGTACATATATAGTGCAGCTTATAGTAAACGATGGCAACATAGACAGTCAACCAGTCATTGCCATGATCCAAGTAACAAGTCCAATAATAGAAGTCATAGAATCCATCGAAAATACAGAAAATATAGTCATATCACTAGATTCGGCTGTTTTCAAGACAGATAATATGCAGAACGCACTTTTAAATAAATTAAGTTCAGTGATGTGGGAAATAAAAGCGGGTGATTATAAAGGTGTATTATCAAAACTTCAAAATGACATTTTGAAAAAGACCGACGGTTATATGACCATAGGAGCGCCAGATAAAAATGACTGGATCCAAGACAGGGAAACACAGGTTATATTGTACTATTCCATCCTTGAGATAATTGAAAACTTAAAAAAACTTTTATAG
- a CDS encoding prefoldin subunit alpha — protein MEDQRADDQQRLEEIINQLNFYQEQAELIQAQIESLRGSLSELEILEDTLESVRGKEGVETLVPVGAGSFIKARLKDTDEVIMSIGAGVAMKKTLKDAKDTIDQQKKELEEAIGKMSENLKKITEIVLRLSPQAEELYQKIRGSE, from the coding sequence ATGGAAGACCAGCGAGCAGATGACCAGCAACGCCTGGAAGAGATCATAAACCAACTAAATTTCTACCAGGAACAGGCAGAGCTGATCCAAGCACAGATAGAATCCCTCAGGGGTTCTCTAAGTGAATTGGAGATCTTGGAGGATACTTTGGAGTCTGTGAGGGGAAAAGAGGGGGTTGAAACGCTAGTACCAGTAGGTGCGGGTTCATTCATAAAAGCCCGGCTTAAAGACACCGACGAGGTTATAATGAGCATAGGAGCCGGTGTAGCCATGAAAAAAACCCTAAAAGACGCAAAGGATACAATAGACCAGCAAAAGAAGGAACTGGAAGAAGCCATAGGTAAAATGTCAGAAAACCTTAAAAAAATAACCGAGATAGTTCTCAGATTATCCCCACAAGCAGAAGAACTATACCAAAAAATCAGAGGAAGTGAATGA
- a CDS encoding predicted RNA-binding protein — translation MNITPSKKELMRRSLSTMTIQIGKAGVNEKVIKEIKRQLKDKELIRLKFAKSISSEKETYINEIIRKTNAKLIDLRGNVAIIFKKRG, via the coding sequence TTGAATATCACACCCTCAAAAAAAGAGCTTATGAGAAGATCCCTATCAACAATGACCATACAGATAGGGAAAGCAGGAGTCAATGAAAAGGTTATAAAAGAGATTAAAAGACAATTAAAGGATAAGGAATTGATAAGATTGAAGTTCGCAAAGAGCATATCCAGTGAAAAAGAAACCTATATTAATGAAATCATCAGAAAAACCAATGCCAAACTCATAGATTTAAGAGGAAATGTCGCTATAATATTCAAGAAAAGAGGATAG
- a CDS encoding signal recognition particle receptor FtsY: protein MFETLKKKINKTINKITKKISDKEKIKEEPIKETAKEETIKEPTKELETEKVKEEPEKDSGKFKIFSFIQEKTISEKDIEDILWDLEMSLLESDVAIDVAEKITSELKDQLVGKKVKRSTDIIEYTQEALKNSIMDILNVDGEDIIKTLQEKKNKPFIIMFVGINGTGKTTTIAKMAKYFLDKGLKPVIAASDTFRAGAIEQLTHHAEKLGVKIIKHEKGADPAAVAFDAVEHAKAKGKDVVLIDTAGRMQTNVNLMDEMAKIKRVIKPDLIIFVGDSLTGNDAIEQAMKFNESVGIDAIILTKADADAKGGAALSIGYVINKPIMFLGTGQSYDDLVEFKPEWMIHQLFT, encoded by the coding sequence TTGTTCGAAACACTGAAGAAAAAAATCAACAAAACAATCAACAAAATCACAAAAAAAATATCAGATAAAGAAAAGATAAAAGAGGAACCTATCAAGGAAACAGCCAAAGAAGAAACCATAAAAGAACCTACAAAAGAACTGGAGACAGAGAAAGTCAAAGAAGAACCAGAAAAGGATTCCGGGAAATTCAAAATCTTCTCTTTCATACAAGAAAAGACAATCTCTGAAAAAGACATCGAAGACATACTCTGGGACCTTGAAATGTCACTACTCGAAAGTGACGTGGCAATAGATGTCGCCGAAAAAATAACAAGCGAACTCAAAGACCAACTAGTAGGCAAAAAAGTCAAAAGGAGCACTGACATCATCGAATACACCCAAGAAGCCCTAAAAAATAGTATAATGGACATATTAAATGTTGATGGTGAAGATATCATTAAAACCCTCCAAGAAAAGAAAAATAAACCATTTATAATAATGTTTGTCGGCATCAACGGCACAGGAAAAACAACAACCATAGCAAAAATGGCAAAATACTTCCTAGATAAAGGACTAAAACCCGTAATCGCGGCCTCAGACACCTTCAGAGCAGGGGCCATAGAACAGTTAACCCATCACGCGGAAAAACTTGGAGTGAAAATAATAAAACATGAAAAAGGCGCTGATCCAGCAGCAGTAGCATTCGACGCTGTAGAACATGCAAAAGCAAAAGGAAAAGATGTTGTTTTAATTGATACTGCTGGTCGAATGCAAACAAACGTCAACCTCATGGATGAAATGGCAAAAATAAAAAGGGTTATAAAACCTGACCTTATCATCTTTGTAGGAGACTCACTCACAGGCAATGATGCCATTGAACAGGCCATGAAATTTAATGAGAGTGTTGGAATCGACGCCATAATACTTACAAAGGCAGATGCGGATGCAAAGGGTGGTGCGGCCCTATCAATAGGTTATGTTATAAACAAGCCCATAATGTTCCTTGGAACAGGTCAAAGTTATGATGATCTTGTAGAATTTAAACCTGAATGGATGATCCACCAACTATTCACATAA
- a CDS encoding 30S ribosomal protein S19e: MTTVYDVPADLLINQVAKELRKEKKVKPPEWVPFVKTGVHKERRPDNPDWWYIRAAALLRRIYIDGPIGVNRLRTRYGGKKDRGSRPEKFRRGSGAIIRKALQQLEEAGFIEKVKGGRVATSKGRSFLDKIAHKTKDEANI; this comes from the coding sequence ATGACAACAGTCTATGACGTGCCAGCAGATTTACTCATAAATCAAGTTGCAAAAGAATTACGCAAAGAAAAAAAGGTAAAACCGCCAGAATGGGTGCCCTTTGTCAAAACCGGCGTCCATAAAGAAAGACGCCCAGACAATCCAGACTGGTGGTATATAAGAGCCGCAGCCCTCCTACGGAGAATATACATTGACGGGCCGATAGGTGTGAACAGATTAAGGACAAGATATGGTGGTAAAAAAGATCGCGGTTCAAGACCGGAAAAGTTCAGAAGAGGCAGCGGCGCCATCATAAGAAAAGCCCTTCAACAATTAGAAGAAGCAGGTTTCATAGAAAAAGTGAAAGGCGGAAGAGTCGCAACTTCCAAGGGAAGATCCTTCCTTGACAAAATCGCACACAAAACCAAAGACGAGGCTAATATCTAA
- a CDS encoding 50S ribosomal protein L39e — translation MSRNKHVAKKIRLAKAKRQNRRVPVWVLLKTNRKVRTHPKMRHWRRTKLKV, via the coding sequence ATGAGCAGAAACAAACACGTCGCCAAGAAAATAAGACTAGCAAAGGCTAAAAGACAGAATAGAAGAGTCCCAGTATGGGTTCTTCTCAAAACAAACCGTAAAGTACGCACACACCCCAAAATGAGACATTGGAGAAGAACCAAACTAAAAGTCTAA
- a CDS encoding 50S ribosomal protein L31 yields MERTYTIPLGRVKNVPRTKRAPRAIRFIREFLKKHMKSEDIKLDSSINEKIWGRGMQKIPPKIKIKAIKEEDGTVRATLIE; encoded by the coding sequence ATGGAGAGAACATACACCATACCATTAGGAAGAGTTAAAAATGTTCCAAGGACAAAAAGAGCCCCCAGAGCAATAAGATTCATTCGAGAATTCCTAAAAAAACACATGAAATCAGAGGATATAAAATTAGACTCATCAATAAACGAAAAAATATGGGGAAGAGGCATGCAAAAAATCCCCCCAAAGATAAAAATAAAAGCCATAAAAGAAGAAGACGGCACAGTTAGAGCCACACTAATAGAATAA
- a CDS encoding pseudomurein-binding repeat-containing protein, translating to MLLLLGLALVLNVSDVSAANGNNSTTLNQQLTSQVSSQTTYTPNEVNDAATRVKNFCETNNRLPNYVTIRNNQVTMPQFLDLLTTDLIQTNQGSTTPITLKNVEEPSNPTGTTKGGTLTKTEYINMAQNIKNIIDATGKAPDNVNSSIDQIKFETLVYIFSKVMNFYKTNGRLPNSVTVPSNNGGNGGNGTTSFGNGQLNGLQGTEGLQILAKYINQNLNHQYGAATTAEGVERTGLGDCWGLSAWTAKVLYDNGYTVRIVQGASVEASNHRWVQVLIDGKWINFDPSLVTKKYGSKPYYTTCASVSQIIATYYA from the coding sequence ATGCTATTACTACTCGGTCTAGCATTGGTCCTAAACGTCAGCGACGTTTCCGCTGCAAATGGTAACAATTCAACCACCCTAAACCAGCAGTTAACGTCGCAAGTAAGTTCTCAGACAACCTACACGCCAAACGAAGTAAATGATGCAGCAACCAGAGTGAAAAACTTCTGTGAAACCAACAACAGATTACCCAATTATGTGACCATTAGAAATAATCAGGTTACCATGCCACAATTCCTAGACCTTTTAACCACAGATTTGATCCAAACAAACCAGGGATCAACAACACCAATTACATTGAAAAACGTGGAAGAACCCTCAAATCCTACTGGAACAACAAAAGGCGGCACACTCACAAAAACAGAATACATCAACATGGCACAAAACATTAAAAACATAATAGACGCCACAGGCAAAGCACCAGACAACGTAAACAGCTCAATCGACCAAATAAAATTCGAAACACTAGTCTACATCTTCTCCAAAGTCATGAACTTCTACAAAACCAACGGAAGACTACCAAACTCCGTAACAGTACCCAGCAACAATGGAGGAAATGGAGGAAACGGAACTACCAGTTTCGGAAATGGTCAATTAAATGGATTGCAAGGAACTGAAGGTTTGCAAATTCTAGCCAAATACATCAATCAAAACTTGAACCACCAGTACGGAGCAGCTACTACCGCAGAAGGTGTTGAAAGAACCGGACTTGGAGACTGCTGGGGTCTATCTGCATGGACAGCTAAAGTATTATATGATAATGGGTACACCGTTAGAATAGTTCAAGGAGCATCAGTTGAAGCAAGTAACCACCGATGGGTGCAAGTATTAATAGATGGGAAATGGATAAACTTTGACCCATCCTTAGTTACCAAAAAATATGGAAGTAAACCATATTATACCACATGTGCCAGTGTAAGTCAAATTATCGCAACATACTATGCCTAA
- a CDS encoding capsule synthesis protein, capa gives MLGRNVDPILHEDPQPFRNVINLTNGTDLTIINLESPITNSTDPRDKIITFKADPQFTKSLKDAGVDVACLANNHIMDFKETGLNDTIKNLKANNIKYVGAGPNITEAYKPLIIEVKGKKIAIIQASEFADEYYMPPATQNRPGFAPISWEHIKAAIDDAKNAGADYIICEFHYGNEYRYTPNEVQKDIYKCIDEGAFIVVGHHPHVPGGIEKYKGHFIFYSLGNCVFDMQNPETKRSMIIVVTIKGNSSIIHIYPINIIGCYPQLMDVDDANAFLEELESYSNVEIQTKNGIGIIT, from the coding sequence ATGTTAGGGAGGAATGTTGATCCTATTTTACATGAAGATCCGCAACCATTCAGAAACGTGATTAACCTAACCAATGGAACAGATCTGACAATAATCAACCTAGAATCACCTATCACCAATTCAACAGATCCAAGAGACAAAATAATAACATTCAAAGCAGATCCACAATTTACAAAATCGCTCAAAGACGCTGGAGTGGACGTCGCATGCCTCGCAAACAACCACATCATGGATTTTAAAGAAACAGGCCTAAATGACACCATAAAAAACCTAAAAGCTAACAATATAAAATATGTAGGCGCAGGCCCCAATATAACAGAAGCCTATAAACCCCTTATCATAGAAGTTAAAGGGAAAAAGATAGCTATCATACAAGCATCAGAATTCGCAGATGAATATTATATGCCCCCAGCAACCCAAAATAGACCTGGTTTCGCGCCAATTTCCTGGGAACATATAAAAGCTGCAATAGATGATGCTAAAAATGCAGGGGCTGATTATATTATCTGTGAATTCCATTATGGCAACGAGTACCGCTACACTCCAAACGAAGTACAAAAGGATATATATAAATGTATTGATGAAGGTGCATTCATTGTGGTTGGACATCACCCCCACGTCCCAGGCGGCATAGAAAAATATAAAGGACACTTTATATTTTATAGTCTCGGGAATTGCGTTTTTGACATGCAAAACCCTGAGACGAAAAGATCCATGATAATAGTCGTAACAATTAAAGGTAACAGTTCAATCATCCATATTTATCCTATAAACATCATAGGCTGCTATCCCCAACTCATGGACGTGGATGATGCCAACGCATTCCTAGAAGAACTTGAATCATATTCAAACGTAGAAATCCAAACCAAAAATGGTATTGGAATAATAACATGA
- a CDS encoding translation initiation factor 6 codes for MIKRANLDGNPNLGVYISVTETSALIPFHASTRIEKTIEEILEVEVFRATIAGSSLNGILSSGNSNGIIVSPYILEREIESLEKAGFEVFALPEKFTAVGNLLLANDYGALASPLLSEKSMKLIEKALEVEVKQGAIAGFNIIGSVATATNKGALLHPKTTKKELKFVEETLRVPADVGTINHGMTMIGACSIANSNGAIVSEKTTGPEMARIEEALGFL; via the coding sequence ATGATAAAAAGAGCAAACCTCGACGGAAACCCCAACCTAGGAGTCTACATTTCAGTAACAGAAACCAGCGCACTCATACCATTCCACGCATCCACCAGAATAGAAAAAACAATAGAAGAAATATTAGAAGTAGAGGTTTTCAGGGCCACCATAGCAGGAAGCAGCCTAAACGGGATACTATCCAGCGGAAACTCCAATGGAATCATAGTATCACCTTATATACTTGAAAGGGAGATAGAATCCTTAGAGAAAGCAGGCTTCGAAGTCTTCGCATTACCGGAAAAATTCACAGCAGTAGGCAACCTATTATTAGCAAACGATTATGGCGCCCTTGCAAGTCCACTGCTCTCTGAAAAATCAATGAAACTCATAGAAAAAGCACTGGAAGTCGAAGTTAAACAAGGTGCAATTGCGGGTTTCAACATTATAGGGTCGGTGGCCACAGCCACAAACAAGGGAGCCCTACTACATCCAAAAACCACAAAGAAAGAATTAAAATTTGTCGAGGAAACTCTAAGAGTACCAGCCGATGTTGGTACAATCAACCATGGAATGACAATGATAGGCGCATGCTCAATAGCCAACTCAAATGGCGCCATCGTAAGTGAAAAAACAACAGGCCCAGAAATGGCCCGAATAGAAGAAGCACTAGGCTTCCTTTGA